Proteins encoded by one window of Vitreimonas flagellata:
- a CDS encoding type II toxin-antitoxin system RelE/ParE family toxin, producing MSRPKEVVFSPEAEAQIIALYEYIAANASPTIAESYTGAIVERCERLGATPLAGAARDDIRRGLRMTFFRRRVAIAYSALPKVVTVLGIFYGGQDYESLLRED from the coding sequence ATGAGCCGGCCGAAAGAGGTCGTCTTCTCTCCTGAAGCGGAAGCGCAGATCATCGCGCTTTACGAATATATCGCGGCCAACGCTTCTCCAACCATTGCCGAGAGCTACACCGGCGCAATCGTTGAGCGTTGCGAAAGGCTCGGCGCAACGCCCCTCGCTGGCGCCGCACGGGACGATATCCGACGAGGTCTGAGAATGACCTTCTTCCGCAGACGCGTCGCGATTGCCTATTCGGCGCTCCCGAAGGTAGTTACCGTTCTCGGCATTTTCTACGGCGGTCAGGACTACGAGAGCCTTTTGCGCGAAGATTAA
- a CDS encoding zincin-like metallopeptidase domain-containing protein codes for MARFLKSYIVFNANQIEGLPSHFHPAPIFDAASAAGAHEAWFQRLDIERTLSRDIACYIPSRDMIAMPPIAAFDSLDAYAATLNHECVHATAAPHRVGRDLSKRFDRAAYVVEELIAEIGAAILGAHLGMPPGHIADHSAYIESWMKVLEHDKRAFLFAAAQAQNALDWLVDKSPAPEEIHVAA; via the coding sequence ATGGCGCGCTTCCTCAAATCCTACATTGTCTTCAACGCCAACCAGATCGAGGGACTGCCCTCGCACTTTCATCCCGCACCAATCTTCGACGCCGCCTCGGCTGCCGGCGCGCATGAGGCCTGGTTTCAGCGTCTGGACATCGAGCGCACCCTCTCGCGCGACATCGCCTGCTACATCCCAAGCCGCGACATGATCGCCATGCCGCCGATCGCCGCCTTCGATTCCTTGGACGCCTACGCTGCGACCTTGAACCATGAATGCGTGCACGCCACCGCCGCTCCCCACCGTGTCGGCCGCGATCTCTCCAAGCGCTTTGATCGTGCAGCTTACGTCGTCGAGGAATTGATCGCCGAAATCGGCGCAGCCATTCTGGGCGCGCATTTAGGCATGCCGCCCGGTCACATCGCAGATCATTCCGCCTATATTGAAAGCTGGATGAAAGTGCTCGAGCACGACAAACGCGCGTTTTTGTTTGCTGCAGCGCAAGCGCAGAACGCCCTCGATTGGCTGGTGGACAAAAGCCCCGCGCCGGAGGAAATCCATGTCGCGGCTTAA
- a CDS encoding type II toxin-antitoxin system ParD family antitoxin, whose translation MRSTKQLSVTLPNEMAKEVAHKVATGEYASESEVIRDGLRALQARDKAIEHWLRGEVAATYDRMKADPSRARSSADVKASLARVHKRNSKRT comes from the coding sequence ATGCGATCCACAAAGCAGCTAAGCGTCACCCTCCCCAACGAGATGGCCAAGGAAGTCGCTCACAAGGTCGCTACTGGCGAATACGCAAGCGAAAGTGAGGTCATTCGCGACGGTCTTCGAGCATTGCAAGCCCGCGACAAAGCGATCGAACACTGGCTCCGTGGCGAAGTCGCAGCGACGTATGATCGGATGAAGGCAGATCCCAGTCGCGCGCGCTCAAGCGCGGATGTTAAGGCGTCGCTGGCTCGTGTTCACAAGCGCAACTCCAAACGAACATGA
- a CDS encoding alkaline phosphatase D family protein, which produces MASGDPAPDSVILWTRREPDEGVSAHRLVVEIASDEAFSRVVARGDVEVSAATDWTCRFLAAGLRPAREYWYRFVDEAGNMSRVGRTLTAPAENDDRPVRFAFVSCQDPTIGALNAYRRMIYEDVRRPRAEQLGFVLHLGDFVYEIVKYPEDAPDGRDRGRRLRELFRYPNGKKVRNFHFPTDLGDYRTIYRAYLTDPDLQDARARWPFVPVWDNHEFSWNGFQSQSQIFNDPPEPAQNLKVAASQAWYEYQPARVVKPSAGDAFEAPAVTDTPLSDFDGRGLSREPNNLVAIHALRIHRAFRYGRNAELILTDNRSYKAGPNPQNTWFEMSMPPNMLPETALDIIDQGREYNNGAPPATIRFGAEEIPNECVSATPDGYLGLDQIAWFKDRLRASSAPWKIWGHSLGTLTLRADPQNLPAPLNERWPDDDYAVFNAGYAVEHGEIFDMVRQEGVTGFAIVAGDKHSFWAGYPCKTLPPRPFDPVGVEFITGSITAQGHAEVVANGMRRDHPYRALYIRDMPDGATQCATNMTILHGVRSSLMLQETGDVAAARAVRNPDVSPNLKFADYGGYGYATVRASLDALETEFVCIPTPFERAETVDGGPLRYRVVHRVAHWARGERPQLQQEVVEGDVELSI; this is translated from the coding sequence GTGGCTTCAGGCGACCCGGCGCCCGATAGCGTCATCTTGTGGACGCGCCGTGAGCCGGACGAAGGCGTGAGCGCGCATCGCCTTGTCGTCGAGATTGCCAGCGATGAGGCGTTCTCCCGAGTCGTAGCGCGTGGCGATGTAGAGGTGAGTGCGGCCACCGACTGGACCTGCCGCTTCCTAGCCGCAGGCCTGCGGCCCGCGCGCGAATATTGGTATCGCTTCGTCGACGAGGCGGGAAATATGAGCCGCGTCGGCCGCACGCTCACCGCGCCAGCGGAGAATGACGATCGCCCAGTGCGCTTTGCGTTCGTGAGTTGCCAGGACCCGACCATCGGCGCGCTCAACGCTTATCGGCGGATGATCTACGAAGACGTGCGCCGTCCGCGCGCTGAGCAACTCGGTTTTGTGCTGCACTTGGGCGACTTTGTCTATGAAATTGTAAAATATCCAGAAGATGCACCAGATGGACGAGATCGCGGCCGTCGCCTTCGCGAGCTTTTCCGATATCCGAACGGCAAGAAGGTGCGCAACTTTCACTTCCCGACCGATCTTGGCGATTATCGAACCATCTATCGCGCCTATCTCACAGATCCCGACTTACAGGATGCGCGCGCACGTTGGCCGTTCGTGCCGGTGTGGGACAATCATGAATTCTCGTGGAATGGCTTCCAAAGCCAGTCGCAAATCTTCAACGATCCGCCAGAGCCGGCGCAAAATCTGAAGGTCGCGGCCAGCCAAGCCTGGTACGAATACCAGCCCGCGCGCGTCGTCAAACCAAGCGCGGGCGATGCGTTCGAGGCGCCCGCCGTGACGGACACGCCATTGTCAGATTTTGACGGGCGCGGCCTCAGTCGCGAGCCTAACAATCTCGTAGCCATCCACGCACTGCGAATTCACCGCGCATTTCGCTATGGCCGGAACGCTGAACTGATCCTCACCGACAACCGCTCCTACAAGGCGGGACCAAACCCGCAAAACACTTGGTTCGAAATGAGCATGCCGCCCAACATGCTGCCAGAAACGGCGCTCGACATCATTGACCAGGGCCGCGAGTACAATAACGGCGCGCCCCCTGCGACCATCCGCTTCGGGGCCGAGGAAATTCCAAACGAGTGTGTCAGCGCCACGCCGGACGGCTATTTAGGGCTTGATCAAATCGCCTGGTTCAAGGATCGCCTGCGCGCCTCATCCGCACCGTGGAAGATATGGGGTCATTCCTTGGGCACGCTCACTTTGCGCGCCGATCCGCAGAATTTGCCTGCGCCGCTCAATGAGCGTTGGCCCGACGATGATTACGCCGTTTTCAACGCAGGTTACGCTGTCGAGCATGGCGAGATTTTCGACATGGTCCGCCAAGAAGGCGTCACCGGCTTTGCAATCGTCGCCGGCGACAAGCATTCGTTTTGGGCAGGCTATCCTTGCAAGACATTGCCGCCACGCCCCTTCGACCCCGTCGGCGTGGAATTCATCACCGGATCGATCACGGCCCAAGGTCACGCCGAAGTGGTCGCCAACGGTATGCGCCGAGATCATCCCTACCGCGCGCTCTACATCCGTGACATGCCCGATGGCGCAACGCAGTGCGCGACCAACATGACGATCCTACACGGTGTGCGCTCTTCGCTCATGCTTCAGGAGACTGGCGATGTCGCCGCTGCCCGCGCCGTGCGAAATCCGGATGTCTCGCCGAACCTCAAATTCGCCGATTATGGCGGATATGGTTACGCCACCGTGCGCGCTTCGCTGGATGCGTTGGAGACTGAGTTCGTCTGCATTCCGACGCCGTTTGAACGCGCCGAAACAGTAGACGGCGGCCCGCTACGCTACCGCGTCGTGCACCGCGTCGCGCACTGGGCGCGGGGTGAGCGGCCGCAGTTACAGCAAGAAGTGGTTGAGGGGGACGTCGAGCTTTCGATTTGA
- a CDS encoding DUF7146 domain-containing protein codes for MSRLKRIVDAMGGQLMDGGRRALIRGPGHGAADRSVSLLETEDGRVLIHCFSPRDDWRAVRAELADLGLLEEDRDQHEDSSEQIVRVHSEPRDEERMARVTRLWAESQPIAGTVAERYLRARAIEGELPGPDVLRFHPRMTSLDDRLRRPALMSALVDADGALQGVQVTLLTAHGAGKAPVATPRRTIGRLMGHYVRIDAPGHTLVIAEGLETALSARRALAAGAWAFLSAENLAQFEPPPVIDRLIIAADRDAAGKAVAARVLQRVAGAIACEIALAPDGFGDWNDWARALGA; via the coding sequence ATGTCGCGGCTTAAGCGCATCGTCGACGCCATGGGCGGTCAGCTTATGGACGGCGGACGCCGAGCCCTGATCCGCGGTCCTGGGCATGGGGCCGCGGATCGCTCTGTCTCTCTCTTAGAGACCGAAGATGGCCGCGTGCTCATCCATTGTTTCTCACCGCGTGACGATTGGCGCGCCGTGCGAGCTGAACTCGCCGACCTTGGTCTTCTTGAAGAAGACCGCGATCAGCATGAAGATTCATCCGAACAGATTGTGCGCGTCCATTCTGAGCCGCGTGACGAAGAGCGCATGGCGCGCGTGACCCGGCTTTGGGCTGAATCGCAGCCCATCGCCGGCACGGTGGCCGAGCGCTATCTGCGCGCCCGCGCCATCGAGGGCGAATTGCCCGGCCCTGACGTGCTGCGCTTTCACCCGCGTATGACAAGCCTTGATGATCGTCTTCGACGACCAGCGCTTATGAGCGCGCTCGTCGATGCGGACGGGGCGCTGCAAGGCGTGCAAGTCACGCTGCTGACGGCGCATGGCGCCGGCAAGGCGCCGGTCGCGACGCCGCGCCGGACCATCGGGCGCCTGATGGGCCATTATGTGCGCATTGACGCGCCTGGCCACACGCTGGTGATCGCCGAAGGTCTAGAGACCGCATTGTCGGCGCGCCGCGCGCTCGCCGCCGGCGCATGGGCCTTCCTCAGCGCAGAGAATTTGGCCCAGTTTGAACCCCCGCCAGTCATCGACCGATTGATTATCGCGGCTGACAGAGACGCTGCCGGTAAAGCCGTTGCAGCACGCGTGCTGCAACGCGTGGCGGGCGCGATTGCGTGCGAAATCGCTTTGGCCCCCGACGGCTTTGGCGATTGGAACGATTGGGCTCGCGCGCTCGGCGCTTAA